A section of the Methanococcus vannielii SB genome encodes:
- the aroE gene encoding shikimate dehydrogenase: MIDSKTVLLGLIGHPVEHSFSPIMHNAAINDLKINYVYLGFDISNENLKNVVNSAKTLSILGFNVTIPYKVEIMKYLDKIDDTAKFIGAVNTVKIENGEAVGYNTDGIGAKKSLEEEIGKFNNKNILMIGSGGSSRSISFELAKENEITIINRNIKNAKELSFEISKNLATKEYGEKYLKYGDLSTDISKFDIIINTTPVGMYPDVNSKPVIPLKNAKNDAIIMDIIYNPFEPVFLKEAKKYGLKTLNGLGMLIYQGAVSFEIWTGFKPDTNVMKNSIVNLLKS, encoded by the coding sequence TTGATAGATTCTAAAACAGTACTTCTTGGACTTATTGGCCATCCTGTTGAGCATTCTTTTTCACCAATTATGCACAATGCTGCAATAAATGACTTAAAAATAAATTATGTGTATTTAGGATTTGATATTTCAAATGAAAATTTAAAAAATGTTGTAAATTCTGCAAAAACACTCAGTATTTTGGGTTTTAATGTTACAATTCCGTATAAGGTAGAAATAATGAAGTACCTTGACAAAATCGATGATACTGCAAAGTTTATTGGTGCTGTAAATACTGTAAAAATTGAAAATGGGGAGGCTGTTGGGTATAATACGGATGGAATTGGTGCAAAAAAATCCCTTGAAGAAGAAATTGGCAAATTTAATAATAAAAATATATTAATGATTGGCTCAGGCGGTTCTTCAAGATCAATTTCTTTTGAACTTGCAAAAGAGAATGAAATAACGATAATAAATAGAAATATAAAAAATGCAAAAGAATTGTCATTTGAAATTTCTAAGAATTTAGCTACTAAGGAGTATGGTGAAAAATACCTAAAATACGGCGATTTATCAACAGATATTTCAAAATTCGATATTATTATAAACACAACTCCAGTTGGAATGTACCCTGATGTTAATTCAAAGCCTGTAATTCCATTAAAAAATGCAAAAAATGATGCTATTATCATGGATATAATTTATAATCCTTTTGAACCAGTTTTTTTAAAAGAAGCTAAAAAATATGGTTTAAAGACGTTAAATGGCCTTGGAATGCTTATTTACCAAGGTGCAGTTTCTTTTGAGATATGGACAGGATTTAAACCAGATACTAACGTAATGAAAAACAGCATTGTTAATTTACTTAAAAGTTAA
- a CDS encoding phosphoadenosine phosphosulfate reductase domain-containing protein: MKTVLGKIHLKWCKNCNVPVLDKTCGICNLETFEVKVTPPGDARPAFKKDIELITKTLKMQFGLEENIFKDKLVLLNKAPGVEYFQEIILDGQIIGLLNFNEKKHDWKIIPTIEGARRLINAGCTKKILTVKKDVPKYILESGASVLRPGVSYVSEDIKIDDDILILIENDEQLNFNFSENDVLGVGRARMDYSEIISSEKGMVAKVRKAELPKTSEILLKTGTFEESIGLMIQANEDAITRFESNSVGFMKNTAKRIERPISVAYSGGKDSLTVLLLAITAFRNPEEPVEFDVLFNDTGLEFDETLENVDLVDKLYGLNILKTESGQFWEKVEEYGPPGRDNRWCSEICKVGPLGKLIDKKYEKGCLTFVGIRKYESFSRSKKPRIWNSPTIEKQMLSSPILNWSAMHVWIYLFKNKAPYNVLYTECFDRVGCFMCPAMEIGEIELVKQGYPKTWDRWEDFLKNYAKIHGKNEEWVSGDWRWTNKKSNKN; the protein is encoded by the coding sequence TTGAAAACAGTTTTAGGAAAAATACATTTAAAATGGTGCAAAAACTGCAATGTTCCAGTACTTGATAAAACGTGTGGAATTTGTAATTTAGAAACTTTTGAAGTTAAAGTAACTCCCCCTGGAGATGCTAGGCCGGCTTTTAAAAAAGATATAGAACTTATAACTAAAACCCTAAAAATGCAGTTTGGACTTGAAGAAAATATTTTTAAAGATAAGCTAGTTCTTTTAAATAAGGCTCCTGGAGTAGAATACTTCCAAGAAATTATATTGGATGGCCAAATAATTGGATTATTGAATTTTAATGAAAAAAAGCATGATTGGAAAATAATTCCAACAATTGAAGGTGCAAGAAGACTAATTAATGCAGGGTGCACTAAAAAAATACTAACTGTAAAAAAAGACGTTCCAAAGTACATTTTAGAAAGTGGAGCATCAGTTTTAAGGCCTGGAGTATCCTACGTAAGTGAGGATATAAAAATAGATGATGACATATTGATATTAATTGAAAATGATGAACAATTAAATTTTAATTTTTCTGAAAACGATGTACTAGGTGTCGGTAGGGCTAGAATGGATTATTCAGAAATTATAAGTTCTGAAAAGGGAATGGTTGCTAAAGTTAGGAAAGCAGAATTACCAAAAACTTCTGAAATACTTTTAAAGACAGGAACTTTTGAAGAATCTATTGGTTTGATGATTCAAGCAAATGAGGATGCAATTACTAGATTTGAAAGTAATTCCGTTGGATTTATGAAAAATACTGCTAAAAGAATAGAACGTCCAATTTCAGTTGCCTATTCTGGTGGAAAAGATAGTCTTACAGTTTTACTTCTTGCGATAACTGCATTTAGAAATCCAGAAGAACCAGTTGAATTTGACGTTTTATTTAATGATACCGGACTTGAATTTGATGAAACACTTGAAAACGTTGATTTAGTCGATAAATTGTATGGTTTAAATATTTTAAAAACTGAATCAGGGCAATTTTGGGAAAAAGTTGAAGAATACGGCCCGCCGGGTAGGGATAACCGCTGGTGCAGTGAAATTTGTAAAGTTGGCCCCCTTGGAAAACTTATCGATAAAAAATATGAAAAAGGATGTTTAACTTTCGTAGGAATTAGGAAATACGAATCATTTAGCCGTTCAAAAAAACCGAGAATATGGAATAGTCCAACAATAGAAAAACAAATGCTATCTTCTCCAATTTTAAATTGGTCAGCGATGCATGTTTGGATATATTTATTTAAAAATAAAGCACCATACAATGTATTATATACTGAATGTTTTGATAGGGTTGGGTGTTTCATGTGTCCTGCAATGGAAATTGGGGAAATTGAACTTGTAAAGCAGGGTTATCCTAAAACATGGGATCGCTGGGAGGATTTTTTAAAAAATTACGCCAAAATTCATGGTAAAAATGAAGAATGGGTATCTGGAGATTGGCGGTGGACCAATAAAAAAAGTAATAAAAATTAA
- a CDS encoding AI-2E family transporter, whose product MKDNEYRFIMRIFVFITFLAVIFTAWPFLDTLAFACAFSYMSKPFYDAIRKFTGRTLGALICILIITIPAIFLLLFIISDVINFLNTLNFLEIIENVTNFLTYLGLQNIAKKDLTPVISELWIFLRPTINMMASQLYRLPLLFIKILITVFLTYYFLKDGHNFKGAIMPHVPDVYAPQTELFMENLHEAYKNLFVGNALTSFTVGIISIIGFWAMGLPNPVTLGALSGILTLLPVVGGWTIYMPLCLFYIATGMYLKALLLFGFGVLFLSLAPDFVIRPSIVSNESDIHPALLLIAFLMGPLALGITGFALGPIIVGTFDAIFRVRTGEDSIINLK is encoded by the coding sequence ATGAAAGATAACGAGTATCGATTTATAATGCGAATTTTTGTTTTTATTACTTTTTTAGCAGTTATTTTTACAGCATGGCCTTTTTTAGATACTCTTGCTTTTGCATGCGCTTTTTCATACATGTCAAAGCCGTTTTATGATGCCATACGAAAATTTACAGGTAGAACACTTGGGGCACTAATATGTATACTCATTATAACAATTCCTGCGATATTTTTACTATTATTTATTATTTCAGACGTAATCAATTTTTTAAATACTTTAAATTTTTTAGAAATAATTGAAAACGTTACTAACTTTTTAACATATCTTGGATTACAAAATATTGCAAAAAAGGACTTAACTCCAGTAATTTCAGAATTATGGATTTTTTTAAGGCCGACAATAAATATGATGGCATCACAGCTATATAGGCTTCCTTTATTGTTTATAAAAATATTAATCACTGTATTTTTAACTTACTATTTCTTAAAAGATGGCCATAATTTTAAAGGTGCGATAATGCCACACGTTCCGGATGTTTATGCGCCTCAGACAGAATTATTTATGGAAAACTTACATGAGGCATACAAAAATTTATTTGTTGGAAATGCTTTAACATCATTTACCGTTGGGATTATTTCAATTATTGGCTTTTGGGCAATGGGGCTTCCAAACCCAGTTACGCTTGGTGCACTTAGTGGAATTTTGACACTTTTACCCGTTGTTGGAGGCTGGACAATTTACATGCCCCTTTGTTTATTCTATATCGCAACAGGAATGTACTTAAAAGCACTTTTACTTTTTGGTTTTGGAGTATTATTTTTATCACTAGCCCCTGATTTTGTAATTCGTCCAAGTATCGTAAGTAATGAAAGTGATATACACCCTGCACTTTTATTAATTGCATTTTTAATGGGGCCGTTAGCTCTTGGAATAACAGGTTTTGCACTAGGCCCAATAATTGTTGGGACATTTGATGCAATTTTTAGGGTTAGAACTGGAGAAGATAGTATTATAAACTTAAAATAG
- a CDS encoding adenylyltransferase/cytidyltransferase family protein, with translation MDRKKIAVTAGTFDLLHPGHFNTLNFAKKHADELIVIIARDETVKKIKGRRPVIPEEQRKIMIEALKPVDRAVLGSLNDKLEPIININPDIIIIGPDQTTYQINELKRQLLNHGLKPEIIKVEEYVNCQFHSSYDILKEIVRRWCNKELKV, from the coding sequence ATGGATAGGAAAAAAATAGCTGTAACAGCAGGTACATTTGACCTTTTGCATCCGGGGCATTTTAACACGTTAAACTTTGCAAAAAAGCATGCAGATGAACTGATAGTAATAATTGCAAGAGATGAAACGGTTAAAAAAATAAAAGGTAGACGACCAGTAATTCCCGAAGAACAGAGGAAAATCATGATTGAAGCATTAAAGCCTGTTGATAGGGCCGTATTAGGAAGTTTAAATGATAAATTAGAACCTATTATAAATATTAACCCCGATATAATTATTATAGGGCCTGATCAAACCACTTACCAGATTAATGAATTGAAAAGGCAGTTATTAAATCATGGGCTTAAGCCGGAAATTATAAAAGTTGAAGAATATGTAAACTGTCAATTTCACAGTTCTTACGATATTTTAAAAGAAATTGTAAGGCGATGGTGCAATAAAGAATTAAAAGTATGA
- a CDS encoding UPF0254 family protein translates to MISVATLECFTHGKIGIKIHKMACGYKELQNDFGYDIIRGNVLVTASMFLPSKESIESLLNMKLPKSDHEFKYSKAYNEENDLKVAEYISKALKEKLKCNIAISTTAGVGKGAISILTDKNSYLFTSDIYGNLIKGENILKRQENAVNKAFEAFIKILNEEYNIKE, encoded by the coding sequence ATGATATCAGTTGCAACATTAGAATGTTTTACCCACGGAAAAATTGGAATTAAAATCCATAAGATGGCTTGCGGATATAAAGAACTTCAAAATGACTTTGGATACGACATTATACGGGGAAACGTGTTGGTAACTGCATCAATGTTTTTACCATCAAAAGAAAGTATTGAATCGCTTTTAAACATGAAATTACCAAAATCTGACCACGAATTTAAATATTCAAAAGCTTACAATGAAGAAAACGATTTAAAAGTAGCTGAATATATTTCAAAAGCGTTAAAGGAAAAATTAAAATGTAATATTGCAATTTCAACTACAGCAGGAGTTGGAAAAGGCGCAATTTCAATATTAACTGATAAAAATAGCTATTTATTTACTTCGGACATTTATGGAAACCTTATAAAAGGCGAAAATATATTGAAACGACAAGAAAATGCAGTAAATAAGGCTTTTGAGGCATTTATAAAAATATTAAATGAAGAATATAATATAAAGGAGTGA
- a CDS encoding aldehyde ferredoxin oxidoreductase N-terminal domain-containing protein, whose translation MNILIDAKEQNYSIIEGEYFPLSFGMMMHETHETWKYNPFDEKNLFCFGRGILPVIGGHRLIFSFRSPLWDGFHFSAMGGAGYTFKDTGVSNVAITGKCSIPSLIVINGEEENLKVDFIPFNDKIESIYEFNEKIIDKFKEKNYRAFLVGPASKTTNMGAIYSHTIKNGKAVEGSEDWAARGGGGSVLFQAHNIVGVVFFGKKRPEKDLRHIVEEHFKKPYTKVVLENTEKYRYSEEKKTGGTFGNNYHITMELTPIFNWRMPFIDKNKRFKLHRKILKHFVKNFDIEAIETKNWTNCGEPCPTVCKKHRNGLHVDYEPYEANGPLLGIFDIYAADKVVNMVDTIGIDAIEFGNLCSWVFELLDNGMLKPEEVGIEKPVFDIESFENDEDILKNSEHNAKQAVAFAKIVAFNENEFGNLCSRGVRRASKVLNEKYPERIKDRKFEDFGVYDSFGKEGQISPTMYWAIGNFMPYLIQGKYLTHYQCGVFLEPEELAKLSVKNTLEEIMLENLGICRFHRKWITPIIDKLLKEVSDIDIFFESKKLLKDISKYDSNIGYPTMESKRVEELIISGANEFENEKWSKEFEKGNFNEYIKRVVKKYEELLEIDWKIK comes from the coding sequence ATGAACATTTTGATTGATGCAAAGGAACAAAATTATTCTATAATTGAAGGAGAGTACTTCCCACTTTCATTTGGTATGATGATGCATGAAACACATGAAACGTGGAAATATAATCCTTTTGACGAAAAAAATCTTTTCTGTTTTGGCAGAGGAATTTTACCCGTAATTGGCGGCCATAGGCTAATATTTTCATTTAGATCACCACTTTGGGATGGATTCCATTTTTCGGCAATGGGTGGAGCAGGATATACATTTAAAGATACAGGAGTTTCAAACGTTGCAATTACTGGAAAATGTAGTATCCCAAGTTTAATCGTTATAAACGGGGAAGAAGAAAATTTAAAAGTAGATTTTATCCCATTTAACGATAAAATTGAAAGTATTTACGAATTTAATGAAAAAATTATTGATAAATTCAAAGAAAAAAATTACCGTGCATTTTTAGTTGGCCCTGCTTCAAAAACAACAAATATGGGTGCAATATACTCACACACTATTAAAAATGGAAAAGCAGTTGAAGGTTCAGAAGACTGGGCTGCAAGAGGCGGAGGTGGTTCCGTACTATTTCAAGCCCATAATATAGTAGGCGTTGTTTTTTTCGGTAAAAAAAGGCCTGAAAAAGATTTAAGACATATTGTAGAAGAACACTTTAAAAAACCATATACTAAAGTAGTTTTAGAAAATACTGAAAAATATAGATATAGTGAAGAAAAAAAAACAGGCGGAACTTTTGGAAATAATTATCATATTACAATGGAGCTAACTCCAATTTTTAACTGGAGAATGCCATTTATTGATAAAAATAAACGATTTAAATTGCACAGAAAAATATTAAAGCATTTTGTGAAAAATTTCGATATTGAAGCAATTGAAACTAAAAACTGGACAAATTGTGGAGAACCCTGCCCAACAGTCTGTAAAAAACATAGAAATGGATTACACGTGGATTACGAACCTTATGAAGCAAACGGGCCATTGCTTGGAATTTTCGATATTTACGCCGCTGATAAAGTTGTAAATATGGTGGATACCATTGGAATTGATGCAATTGAATTTGGAAACCTTTGTTCATGGGTATTTGAACTTTTAGATAATGGAATGTTAAAACCCGAAGAAGTTGGAATTGAAAAGCCAGTTTTTGATATTGAAAGCTTTGAAAATGACGAAGATATCTTAAAAAATTCAGAGCATAATGCGAAACAGGCCGTAGCTTTTGCAAAAATTGTTGCATTCAATGAAAATGAATTTGGAAACCTTTGTTCCCGTGGAGTTAGGCGAGCATCAAAAGTACTAAATGAAAAATATCCTGAAAGGATAAAAGATAGAAAGTTTGAAGACTTTGGAGTATATGATTCTTTTGGAAAAGAAGGGCAGATTTCGCCAACAATGTATTGGGCAATTGGGAACTTTATGCCGTATTTAATACAGGGAAAGTACTTAACACACTACCAATGCGGAGTATTTTTAGAACCTGAAGAATTGGCCAAATTAAGTGTTAAAAATACTCTTGAAGAAATAATGCTTGAAAATCTTGGAATATGTAGATTCCATAGAAAATGGATTACTCCAATAATTGACAAACTTTTAAAGGAAGTAAGTGATATTGACATATTTTTTGAAAGTAAAAAATTATTAAAAGATATATCAAAATACGATTCAAATATTGGTTATCCTACAATGGAAAGTAAACGTGTAGAAGAGCTAATAATTTCGGGTGCTAATGAATTTGAAAATGAAAAATGGTCAAAAGAATTTGAAAAAGGAAACTTCAATGAGTATATTAAACGAGTCGTAAAAAAATATGAAGAGTTACTTGAAATAGATTGGAAAATTAAATAG
- a CDS encoding coenzyme F420-0:L-glutamate ligase, with product MIKERVKMEVIGLEIPIITGDEEYSLAELISKYPLFDNDIIVIAETVVSKKEKNVIDKSDIIISENAIQLSKKLGKDPEVVQVILDESNEIVKLGPNFIVTETKHGFVCANSGVDESNTSKGIKPLPKNPDKSSDEIRVEIEKITGKKVGVIINDSMGRPFRKGSCGVAIGVSGVTALWDRRGEKDLFERTLKTTEVGISDELAAAASVVMGQSNEGIPLVIIRNAPVPFNGGTGKDLVRKKEEDVFRNL from the coding sequence ATGATAAAAGAAAGAGTTAAAATGGAAGTAATTGGTTTAGAAATTCCAATAATTACCGGGGATGAAGAATATAGTCTTGCAGAATTGATTTCAAAATATCCTTTGTTTGATAACGATATTATTGTTATTGCAGAAACTGTTGTATCAAAAAAAGAAAAAAATGTGATAGATAAAAGCGATATTATAATATCCGAAAATGCAATTCAGCTCTCTAAAAAATTAGGAAAAGACCCTGAAGTAGTTCAGGTGATTTTAGATGAATCAAATGAAATTGTAAAGTTAGGCCCTAATTTTATAGTTACCGAAACTAAACACGGTTTCGTATGTGCAAACAGCGGCGTTGACGAAAGTAACACTTCAAAAGGGATAAAACCCCTACCAAAAAATCCGGATAAAAGTTCTGATGAAATAAGGGTTGAAATTGAAAAAATAACTGGTAAAAAGGTTGGAGTAATTATTAATGACAGCATGGGGAGACCATTTAGGAAAGGTTCTTGCGGTGTTGCAATAGGAGTTAGCGGAGTTACTGCCCTATGGGATAGACGGGGGGAAAAAGATTTATTTGAAAGAACATTAAAAACAACCGAAGTTGGGATTTCAGACGAACTTGCAGCTGCAGCATCTGTTGTAATGGGACAATCAAATGAAGGAATCCCCCTTGTAATTATAAGAAATGCACCAGTACCTTTTAATGGCGGGACAGGTAAAGACTTAGTTCGAAAAAAAGAAGAAGACGTTTTTAGAAATTTATAA
- a CDS encoding energy-converting hydrogenase B subunit P: protein MPKMVLLPKLTMSLGGYIRETVEIYLDDGVKKFPHRNVVVGNPTNEPIKIDVPAYDDEWIERHKNLGLIVIPVGEDEDFVGIFKMVEDKVKRAIT, encoded by the coding sequence TTGCCAAAAATGGTACTACTTCCAAAATTAACAATGTCGCTTGGTGGATACATCAGGGAAACTGTAGAAATATATTTAGATGATGGCGTTAAGAAGTTCCCGCACAGAAACGTTGTAGTTGGAAATCCAACAAACGAACCAATAAAAATAGATGTACCGGCATATGACGATGAATGGATAGAAAGGCATAAAAATTTGGGCTTAATTGTAATTCCAGTTGGGGAAGACGAAGACTTTGTAGGAATATTTAAAATGGTTGAAGATAAAGTTAAACGTGCTATTACTTAA
- the cobS gene encoding adenosylcobinamide-GDP ribazoletransferase, translated as MIDEIKGLILFMTRIPAGNSKSDFEGIAKYFMLMPLVGTLISLFGALVAILMSTLGITSGNILGTIVLFTLLYVQGFHHIDGLADYGDSWMVQGNARKKLEVMKDVYIGIGGFIFVFFVELVSLFSISYLFETNGIIIFVKYIIIIETCSRLGLLSCACCGIPSTEGTGRFFVKRTNESHLLTGLLLSLSVSLLLNIPKLGALCSILAVFVGMFFAWKCNNQLNCVTGDILGATAEISRMILLISVIIAAPLIS; from the coding sequence ATGATTGATGAAATAAAAGGTCTTATATTATTCATGACTCGAATACCTGCTGGGAATTCTAAAAGCGATTTTGAAGGTATTGCGAAATATTTCATGTTAATGCCATTAGTTGGGACATTAATCTCTCTTTTTGGGGCACTTGTCGCAATTTTAATGAGTACTCTTGGAATTACATCCGGAAACATTTTAGGAACTATTGTCTTATTTACTTTACTTTATGTACAGGGATTTCACCATATTGACGGCCTTGCAGATTATGGGGATTCTTGGATGGTTCAGGGAAATGCTCGAAAAAAATTAGAAGTTATGAAAGACGTATATATTGGAATTGGCGGATTTATATTTGTTTTTTTTGTTGAATTAGTATCTTTATTTTCAATTTCCTATTTATTTGAAACTAATGGAATAATTATTTTTGTAAAGTACATTATTATTATTGAAACATGTTCACGGCTTGGATTACTTTCTTGTGCATGCTGTGGAATTCCTTCAACTGAGGGTACAGGCAGGTTTTTTGTTAAACGGACAAATGAATCCCACTTGTTAACTGGACTTTTACTTTCACTTTCTGTTTCATTATTACTAAATATTCCAAAGCTAGGCGCTTTATGTTCAATTTTAGCAGTATTTGTCGGAATGTTTTTTGCATGGAAATGTAACAATCAATTAAATTGTGTTACAGGAGATATTCTTGGAGCTACTGCGGAAATATCAAGAATGATACTTTTAATTTCAGTTATTATAGCGGCCCCTTTAATTAGTTAA
- a CDS encoding TIGR02253 family HAD-type hydrolase has protein sequence MIRGVLFDLDDTLYNSSSFANRARKEALRAMIDAGLDSTEENAQKVLNKIIDQKGSNYGMHFNDLVKDIMGVHDPKIITMGIITYHNVKFALLRPYSDTIKTLVDLRTMGLKLGILTDGVTIKQWEKLIRLGIHPLFDEVVTSEEFGLGKPNTEFFNYGLKKLKLNPEEVVYVGDRVDRDIIPAKSVGIRTVRILQGKYSSVCDETSDYTIKNISELSNVIKKMI, from the coding sequence ATGATTAGAGGGGTTTTATTTGATCTCGATGATACACTTTATAATTCATCTAGCTTTGCAAACCGTGCAAGAAAAGAAGCTTTAAGGGCCATGATCGATGCAGGTCTTGATTCAACGGAAGAAAATGCTCAAAAAGTTTTAAATAAAATCATTGACCAGAAAGGTTCTAACTATGGAATGCATTTTAATGATTTAGTGAAGGATATAATGGGCGTACACGACCCAAAAATAATTACAATGGGCATAATAACATATCACAACGTTAAATTTGCACTTTTAAGGCCTTATTCGGATACAATCAAGACACTTGTAGATTTAAGAACTATGGGTTTAAAATTAGGTATTCTAACAGATGGGGTAACTATAAAACAGTGGGAAAAACTAATAAGACTAGGAATACACCCGCTTTTTGATGAAGTTGTAACTTCTGAAGAATTTGGTCTTGGAAAACCAAACACTGAATTTTTTAACTATGGTCTAAAAAAGCTTAAACTAAATCCTGAAGAAGTAGTTTATGTTGGCGATAGGGTGGATAGGGATATAATTCCTGCAAAATCTGTTGGAATAAGGACAGTACGTATATTACAGGGGAAATATTCAAGTGTTTGTGATGAAACTAGCGACTATACAATAAAAAATATTTCTGAACTTTCAAACGTTATAAAAAAGATGATTTAA
- a CDS encoding CheF family chemotaxis protein, with protein sequence MAKSKQIATFNGKGIIVTPYTLRDPFTKWRKLQIILYEDSIDFNFDNKSFEIDFKDIEDIGFELPRKALEIAKNTLEDVSVYSAIRAKPKDEDKFAIGFAPEASIYGEPTINAFLKKFFQQILNKKDIKLQYARIVGGSVDVNSNWQDGNLVFAKKPVRKGVSVIEDLVLAAAVTSGDKPKVYDLFTNIESVSIEKKKVGEEEQEVLEIKQLRGSETVNSYIYLQSIKMLYLLRYISKLTKYHNTVKNLLPKSEDEFDSEIAVESWSGDKLKTEVEKLAPEEQEVLAAIYTGITSLELPSMMGMGIDDVEKILEKLIDQGYLDLIRIRKETDLTEKGRAVTNFIITNF encoded by the coding sequence GTGGCAAAATCTAAGCAGATAGCAACATTTAATGGTAAAGGAATTATTGTAACCCCATATACGTTGAGAGATCCATTTACTAAATGGAGAAAACTTCAGATAATATTATACGAAGATTCAATCGATTTTAATTTTGATAATAAATCCTTTGAAATAGATTTTAAAGATATTGAAGATATTGGCTTTGAATTACCTAGAAAGGCCCTTGAAATTGCAAAAAATACGCTTGAAGATGTTTCAGTATATAGTGCCATTCGGGCAAAACCAAAAGATGAAGACAAATTTGCAATTGGATTTGCACCTGAAGCTTCAATTTACGGAGAACCTACTATAAACGCATTTTTAAAAAAGTTCTTCCAGCAAATCTTGAATAAAAAAGATATTAAACTACAATATGCTAGAATTGTTGGAGGTTCTGTTGATGTTAATTCAAACTGGCAGGACGGAAATCTTGTTTTTGCTAAAAAACCAGTAAGAAAAGGGGTATCAGTTATTGAAGACCTTGTTCTTGCAGCTGCAGTAACTTCAGGCGATAAGCCAAAAGTTTACGATTTATTCACAAATATCGAATCTGTAAGTATTGAGAAGAAAAAAGTTGGCGAAGAAGAACAGGAAGTTTTAGAAATAAAGCAGTTAAGAGGTTCTGAAACAGTAAATTCTTACATCTACCTCCAATCAATAAAAATGCTATATCTTTTAAGATATATTTCCAAACTAACGAAGTATCATAATACAGTTAAAAACCTTCTCCCAAAATCTGAAGATGAATTTGATTCCGAAATTGCAGTTGAAAGTTGGAGTGGTGACAAACTTAAAACTGAAGTCGAAAAATTGGCTCCTGAAGAACAGGAAGTTTTGGCTGCAATATATACAGGAATTACTTCCCTTGAACTTCCAAGCATGATGGGAATGGGTATTGATGATGTTGAAAAAATCCTTGAAAAATTAATTGACCAAGGTTATTTAGATCTTATCAGGATAAGGAAAGAAACTGACCTAACAGAAAAAGGTCGTGCCGTTACAAACTTTATTATTACAAACTTTTAA
- a CDS encoding sulfite exporter TauE/SafE family protein, which produces MEVILIYIFLTILGAIIGLITGGLGLGGGFLMVPILTYIFQSLGISEDNSIAFAVGTSLSVIFVTSLKSAYEHHKLKNIIFNYSLLLGISGLFGTIVGVHIVTNYLDGGLHKMLFGIILIILSLNMALNTVTPENELDITQELKCDTTKYPLILAFGIIMGVLSSVFGIGGGTIAVPVLTLCLKLPIKKSVGTSLGMMSIVSLGGFLGYLSSPVEILDSYKYLNFVGYVSISSLISISISSIIFSKYGAELSNRLDAKSLKRFFAGILFIVGLKMVI; this is translated from the coding sequence ATGGAAGTTATCTTAATTTATATCTTTTTGACCATTCTTGGTGCAATTATAGGGCTTATTACTGGCGGATTGGGCCTCGGTGGCGGTTTTTTAATGGTTCCAATACTCACCTATATTTTTCAAAGTCTTGGAATTTCTGAAGATAATTCAATAGCATTTGCAGTTGGAACAAGCCTTTCTGTAATTTTTGTAACTTCTTTAAAAAGTGCATATGAACACCATAAACTCAAAAATATTATATTTAATTACTCGCTTCTTCTTGGAATTTCGGGATTATTTGGAACTATTGTTGGGGTACATATAGTTACAAATTATCTTGATGGCGGACTTCATAAAATGCTTTTTGGAATTATTTTAATTATTTTATCTTTAAATATGGCATTAAATACAGTAACGCCTGAAAATGAACTGGATATAACACAAGAATTAAAGTGTGATACAACTAAGTATCCTTTAATTTTGGCTTTTGGAATTATAATGGGGGTCTTATCAAGTGTATTTGGAATTGGCGGTGGAACTATTGCAGTTCCAGTATTAACGCTATGTTTAAAGCTTCCAATTAAAAAGAGTGTGGGCACTTCTCTTGGAATGATGTCAATAGTTTCATTAGGTGGTTTTTTAGGTTACCTTTCAAGCCCAGTTGAAATTTTAGATAGCTATAAATATTTAAACTTTGTAGGGTATGTTTCAATCTCTTCTTTAATTTCAATTTCAATTTCTAGCATAATATTTTCAAAATACGGTGCAGAACTTTCAAATAGGCTTGATGCTAAATCTTTAAAAAGGTTTTTTGCAGGTATACTATTTATAGTCGGGCTAAAAATGGTAATTTAA